ctgggaagagaaaggaaaaaaaaaaagaataaaaaggggagagaGGAAACACAGTCCTAAGACCCAATCGCCAGACCCAACCCGgctacatggccgggtcaaatcaaagcccatttaatatatattctttcttttttttctttttcaatttttttgttctctgttcaccacaaatatgactcttctggagcccgtttctcacaaaactcaaaacacaaaagttgtagataattcttttctctttctctataaatttgaatcgtctcgatcagagcttggacggaaaagttatgcatgaaatacgaacaggtgtcggttttggtttccgagatttttcctgcgacaaaaaattaccaaaacttcataaataatgcaataaaattcaagaatgatgattttgacactttattaaaatattggacaattttggacatttaattaaaaatataaaccgtaaagcccggttTAAGATgtccaattacacagttttgacgcgtaatcaattcGGTTTTTTGAGCATCTCAGtttattttcaggaaataggtaaggggactAAGTTAAGTAAGctttttaatgaaattgaaccatttgaaatgtttatgaagtaAGTATATTCAGGTTTTCAGTTGAAGTTtctaaaaccaaccgttcaaaagaTCTGCTTTCAAACTAGGATATATGTTATAGTATTTTCAGTAAAacgaatggtggaaagcttggttttatgttttaaactatataagctatgttttcttggttgcctacgggctatgttcAAGTAcaggaaattgtgtggcaggtgaatgatatgtatatactatttcaTAACCGAAATGATgtatgtttgtgaaatactgaaactgtttatgaaaatgcaagaAGACTTATATGATGGCTGcgcgagggccgagttttatatgtATGATGGCCGCAAGGGCCGAGTTTTGCATTatgtcaggttttatatgaaatgatgatgaaatatggttttattacttaaattgcacggtatgctttaagaaccctgatggaccattatgttATGAGTATGATACCATTGTTAGGAATTATGTATGTGACCAtgtgtgtaacgacccgaaaaataagggtatttaaataataaagagggatagaaatggaaatagtaacagaagcaggcaacagacttcgtcgacgaatacttcGCGTTCAttaacgacattgcattttggatataataacctaAAGAAttggtacaagagggtctcgttgacgagggcatgtttcgtcgatgagaagataccgagagaatgtttgggcgattctgaatttcatcgacaaaggggagagttcgtcgatgaattgcctattagactcgtcgacgagatgacgtggctcgtcgatgaaggttgcAGTATAAATAGCCGAAACTTGGAATTTTACACAGATAATTCACaaaaattcactccctctctctctcctacggctctacctccatctctcttcgattttggtttCTTCGTtcatcggatcgatgatctgaggccacaacgacactcctggggaagttctctccaagtctactggagcagatcatcggtgggacaaaattggatttcatcccaaattcagggtatggtattttaagcaaaatttgattttccagcagttgtaggaaatgctgtagatgtaggaatagtaatattttgttctaacatatatggttttcagggtgttgagtggagaacccagCTGGTGTAAGACCTGTTACCGTGAGGGGTTTTTAACAGGAATCAGGTGAGGGAAATATATacgagtatgatttcagtataaaattatatatattctaccagattattattcacaatagaaatttatacagtttataaggtatgtttaatatgttttaaaattattgtgtggcttgagaatataaatatagtgcagaaacatgttttacagtattttcttgagttatgttttatagtaattacagaataccatgattatatagttgatacagatacagtttacaataccatgacatacagttttacagttcatttcagaaatacagttgatacagatacaatttatcacagcgccatggtttatacagttattacaaaatcatggtaaaatagattattgtatatagagatgtattatatagtatcagaccctgttggaccattacagattacagAGTACGGTAACGTAGTTATATACATTATagagtacaaccacctattcagataatacgtggtataagtcgatcgtatagagcccacgagtggacaggctccccatcagatatgggttgaggagagcTGATCAGACTGAcgaagtatagtggtttatcctggtcggccagccaaggtagatcctgcctacgggccgcacaaccctgtcatgaggggttaaatcatgacatacagttatccataggaaagttttcaattattatatgtatatatagttttacagtaacagtgggtgtacttatgtatagtagaagtattatgaatggaaaacctataaaaacaaatatgttaagcaacatgggtgCAGGTGGTGGCTTTACAAGTTATTTGcacttgtattctcatattcagttatacGTGATTATATAGAGACAGATTTTCATAGTaatataactcatttgccacacactagcaataacatatttcatcttactgagtgttggctcttcccattactttaacattttttaggtgatccagatgggcgagcagatcaggctcgtagatagaggggcttcagtactgccctgtcagtagagtgagtaattttgggagtatttatgtatagcttTAGCCCAGTTGAGgctattttgggaaacagtcatatatgtatattttaggaacattttagcactctggtattgtatattttattGATTGTGTTTATGtgaattctgcttctcgctgcttaggctgatggtttggtttaatctaataggtatcagagcattataatttcatagtatatatataaatgttatagtataaaaaaaataaaaataaattggaGTATAAATAGCAAGTTGTTAcaatgtgcgcccacactgtattGCGAGAGAATTGTGGGTGGTTCTATATAGATTAGCCTCGATAGAGGGTGTATCGTACCTGGAAGCCCGAACTTTCAGGACACGGCAGGGCAATCGGGTCACACAAGTAAAATTGCGGATGCCTGCATAGTCGGAGTTGTGACACGGATGAatgttgactttgtctgggttgatcaccctAGGCTTAGTCCAGCTTTCGAGCagcacaaccctaaccatgggggTTATACATGATGTTAGTCCCAGGAGGTAtctttttatgcatatttgtatatttctataaatgatgttatgaaatgaatgaaCGGTTTATGTTAGGAAAATGAAATGAGTATTTCCAATTGTATAAGTACGTATGAGGTAAAGACAACTATTTTCGGTTATATGAAGAAtgatgttttctgtaaacaccaatgcatgctgcccacacactgatattaacttgatcacccttattgagaagtgtctcaccccattatacaaatcatcttttcagaaAATAACAGGTATCGTGCTTAGCAGTGTTAGGGGGGTTGATTACGCACTAAAActacgtaattaggcatcttaatccgatcattaggacttatatttttaattaaatgtctaattacgtcTAATATTATAACAAAGTgtcatatttataatttatgagttttattgaacaatttatgaatttttggtaatttttttatcgcaggaaaattcctaggAGCCAAAATCGGCACTAGTTCGTAATTTGAGCATAACTTTCCCGTCCAAGCTTTGATTGAGACGATTCGAATTTTTGGAGACATACGAGGGggttatctacaacttttgtgttttgagcttcAAGAGAAActggctccagaagagtcaaaaACGGACCGTGCTCGCGgagaagaaaaatgaaagaaaaaaaaaagaaaaaatatatataaatgtgttGCATGGCTGGGTCGGGTTGGGCTAGCCAGGTCTAGGGCAAAGCCCTCCTCTTATTTAGTCTTCATCTTTCCACGGTGCTCCCCTGTGCATCCGCGCACCCTCTGTATGCCCctcctttcttttgtttttttcaaCTCTCCCTTGCTTCCTCACCTTACTACCTTATCCCTCTCATCTTGCTTTCTCTGTGTttcccctctcttctctctctttctctatctttCCCGGCTGCCAGCAACGACTCACCAGCTGTGGGGTCCCTCCAAGCTCTTGCCATCTTCTGCACAGCCGAGAGCTCAGCGACAGCATCACTAGCTTACTCTGATGAGCAACCACCTTCAGTCGTTGCAGCCACAACAGCACCCGAGGTCGGTTCTTCTCCAGACAGCTGCATCAGACCACTTTCACCAGTCGGCAGCTTCCACAGCAACCTGCTGCCACAGCCACTCTTCAAGCATCCGAGTCCCTCAtgctctctctctatttttttttcttttcgttctTTTATTTGGAtactattgttttatttatttattgaagttaATTAATTTGGGCTTTAAATgtcatattattattgttttattaagcaactattgttatttttatttttttattgaggtttatGGAAAgatttagattttgaatgatatttagttgttttaatttgttgGCTTTTGTTTTATGGATGCAATGAGCTaccgtggaattaatttgacccgaAAATTGTGTATTGCGAGCATgggtggctaagttcggtaactcgggctgtgggtcaatgtcgtttgcgttccatggtttgttagttctcttatgatattattgataaacttttatttggttaaaaccgaaaattgaaggcatcgttgataaatcgctggcacttatttcttgttttgttgttgacgttaggcacatcaaaacaaaccttgatttaatctaggattttcatcaactaatttttatatgacattcggttgatgcttaatgagagtttttattttcttccgtttggatgtggcaaatttactcgagctttagtaataaaatttcatcttattaatgtcttgattggattaacaagaagaggagtaatgcctaggaaattagtaaacggtgaaAGCAAATAGACATTGAATCCATAACCCGAGTGTTTgataaattgtttcagttaatctgtttagtttggttgcgttagtaggtttacatttttggaaattCGATAAAAGTTCAgtcacattttagcatttttctcaaatacctcccattttgtttattgttttcaaaatcataaaagaccaaaaagattttcaacccacattttacagcaacagaattttactaaactttcataaatactttgatactcagtggtccctatggaatacgatcctagactcatccttgatacaacttgacacttctgcacttggaagcacaactcaaaaCGAGTCACCTTTCATACATATAAGTTCCCAagcatccatattacaatccaaCCCAAAATTGGACAACTAGTTTggtccatacaaccataatacataTCCATTAACTTTACAACATAACGTACATATCCTGAGATCATACAGATCTTCCCAAAAAGgaactttggtaatgtatgtTTGGTGAATGTTTCAATACTTCCGCTTCATTTATGTTTAAtggttatggtatcagatacacgGACGTCACTGAAGTAGCACCCTAGGCCCACGAGgcgttcggggcattacaattcCCCCAGGAAGCTGCTTGTCAAAAGCTAATCAGAACAAAGTTACGTAAGAAGCTACTTAGCAAAAGCTGGTCGGAACAAAATTCCCCCAAGAAGTTGCTCGGAAAAATATGGTCGGAACAAAGTTCCCCAAGAAGCTACTCGGCAAAAGCTAGTCGGAACAAAGTTCCCCAAGGAGCTACTCGGCAAAAGCTAGTCGGAACAAAGTTCCCCCAAGAAATTGCTCGGCAAAAGGTGGTCGGAACAAAGTTCTTGAGGAAACTGGTACGCAAAAGCTGGTAAGAACAAAGTTCCCCCAAGAAACTACTCGACAAAAGCTGGTCGGAACAAAGTTCCCCCAAGAAGCTGCTCGACAAAAGCTGGTGGAACAAAGTTTCCCTAGGAAGCTACTCATCAAAAGCTGGTCGAAACAAAGTTTCGCAAGAAGCTACTCGGCAAAAGCTGGTTGAAACAAAGTTCCCCCAAGAAGCTGCGACCAAAGCTGGTCGGAACAAAATTCCCTAAGAAGTTGCTTGGAAAAAGCTAGTTCGAACAAAGTTCCTCCAGGAAGCTGCTCGGCAAAAGCTGGTTGGAACAAAGTTCCCCCAAGAAGCTACTCGACAAAAGCTAGTCGGAACAAAGTTCTATAAGAAGCTGCTCGGTAAAAGCTGGTTGGAACAAAGTTCCCCTAGGAAATTGCTCAGTAAAAGCTGGTCGAAACAAAGTTCCCCAAGAAGTTACTCATCAAAAGCTGGTCATAACAAAGTTCCGCAAGAAGCTACTCTTCAAAAGCTGGCCGGAACAAAGTTCCGCAAGAAACTACTTGGCAAAAGCTAGTTGGAACAAAGTTCCCTAGGAAGCTGCTTGGCAAAAGCTAGTCAGAACAAAGTTCCCCCAAGAAGATGCTTGTCAAAAGTTGGTTGGAACAAAGTTTAGTAAGAAGCTGCTCGGCAAAAGCTAGTCGGAACAAAGTTCCCCCAATAAGTTGCTCGGCAAAAGTTGGTCGGAACAAAGTTGCCCAAGAAGTTGTTCGGCAAAAGCTAGTCAGATCAAAGTTTCCCTAGGAAGCTGCTCAGCAAAAGCTAGTCAGAACAAAGTTCCCCCAGGAAGCTACTCGGCAAAACTTTCGAGAAGAGCTGCTCAGGGTAAATTCTCACTTGACCGATTCAGCGAAGATGAACGCGTCCCAACATCGGCTCGGGTCAGCCATTTTCCTCCCTTCTAGCTCGTCAAAGCTGGGTGCATCTTAATATTGGCTTGGAACCAAACATAGCTCGGCATTGGCTCGAAGCCGAACATAGCTCAGCATCGGCTCGGTTCAGCCATTTTCCTCCAATATGGTTCGTCAAAGCCGGGTGCCTCTTATTATCTGCTCGGATCAACCAAACTCAGCTCGGCTCGACATCGGCTCCTTAAAGGCTAGAGCGATTCACGCTTGTGCCATAACTGACCAATAAATGGCCATACACCCTCGGGTCAACTTCAGCCACTATAAGTGGGGACTTGGGTAAGAGGTTAAGGCAAATCATTCTTAACTCActcttactgttgcattcaacctctttgaaaTATTctccttacttaggcatcagagtgatcccccggagtacaccccaggtcctcaAAGCTTGTTTCGTTTTCAGCCTTTTCAGATCTTCGGAAGTTAGAGAGTAGCCTCGTAGGTCATTGCCATTTTTATCCTGTAACAAATAGAACTAAAGCTCCATATCCAAAACTCACAAGCATCTTCTAATTTatgctttattttaattttgtttctatatctttatttgttttggatttattaagatataaaaaaattaaaaacaacatTGTAAAAGGGAAATCAAAAAAtgagttaattttttatttttataatatttataaaaaataaaaaaataattaataaacaaTTTTGATAATAAACAATTTTGATACTATTTGTCTATATAAAtaatctttaattttttaaatagttaCAAAAAATGGTACATtactatttttaaatatatatatatatatatatatatatatatatatatatatatatataaaagttgaaaaagggaaagagagaaagaaGTATATACACGCTAGCTTAAACTCACAAAGACAAGGTGAATACACTATGTcgtgcaaaaataaaataataatagaacaAAAGTATCATGTCCTGAATCCACAAGCACCTTACAATTTATGTTTTGCTTTAATTTTATTTCTACATCTTTATCTGTTTtggatttattaaaaaataaaaaagtttgaaaatattataaaaaggGAAATTACAAAAGatgagttaaattttttttttttacaatatttataggcattataaaataatattaaatagttttatactatttatttatacaaataatttttaatttttaaataattataaaaatgacaCCTTAAATGAAAGTTGAAAAAGAGAGGAAGGGTATGGGGCAGGGAGGCTAATGGGTGGCATGGGTAGGGGGAGGGAGGCCCGATGGATGGAAGGGAAATGCCTGAGAGTCAATTTTTGAAAAGTCGATATTGACTTATTGACTTAATTTTTATGGTTTTGCATATGAAATTGACTTTTGAAAAATTAGTTATgacttttaattaattttttatgtaTATTAAAACTGACCTTCAAAAGTCAATTTTAGCTGAAACTAACTATTAAAAAGTCGATTGAGTTTATTTCAGTAATTTTTAACCCAACTATCCTATAATTgtgtttaatttgttttaatttaaatatttttgtaaaaaactcATGGACCCTTTCTATGacctattattttttttaaaaaaaatttttaaaaattatttgatataatatatatatatatatatatatatatatatatatatatatagtgtgtagatcattttgtaatatttgacaAAAATTAAGGGCaccaatgaaataaaataatatttaaaaaaagtaaaagttattaTTGACTTTTAAAAGTAGCAAACTTCtaacttttaaaattaaatatttactgggcaaatatatatgtgtgtgtgtgtgtttctcatttttaattttttggaacGAAAAGTTTGTGCATGCAAACAAGGGAACAAAACTTATTATCGTAAGATAAAATAAGAAAGAGCGTGCACTCTTACTAATAACAACGTTCACTAATAATTAATGAAAACAAAGAGTTAAATGATAATAATCAATGAGATTAAACCTAAGTATGTTAACATTGAAATAGAAACGCTTTGCGTCACAAATAAATCTCAAatattatatgatttaatttattgcattttccaaattttgatgaatatttaagtaatatttaaattttttctttcaaGGTACGATATAgtgattaaaatttttattgtttttgtgcATTGTTAAAAGTTTAAACCTTCTAAATAAATTACAATTCTTACTATTAATcaataagtaaattaattaaataagaatGATAACTTTAAgagcattaaaaaaatattttgaactaaTTTCTCTACCTAATTTTTGGTGGGTTATTTTAGATGAGGCTTGCATCTTTTTTAAGTTGAACATTAAACTATTGAACTGAAAAAGGTCAGGTTAGAGTAaatttaatatatctaaaaacaaTTAATTTAAAGAAATAAAATCCTTAGGCTACAATTTCCAATTCGACTTAGTTTCATCCAAACATGGCCTTGCCAAGTGTGATTGAGCAATGAATCTCAATACACCTGCATCGCACGGTAACAAATCTCAACAAAAAGGGCGTTTTGGTCATTTCACGCATTCACATCCTCTTTAAGGCTTCACATTTTCAGACAAGACCCGGGTAAATCTCGAACCCGTATTTAACACCCCAATCGCTGACTTGACCCATCGACTAGAACTCTCGGTCTCGTCACCGTCGCTGCCTATGGGTAACTGCAACGGTGCGCCCACCGCTCACAGCCGCCTCCGGCCGGACTCCTCCACTGCCAACGCCGCCGCCGCAGGCGCGGAACCCTCCTCCAACAGCAGCCTCAAGGTGAGGCCTAGCGAACCCTCGCCGTCGCCGTCACCGTCGCGGCCGCCGTCACCGTCGCGGCCGCCGCCGCAGTCGGCGGCAGCGGTGCCCCGGCCTCTCCCGGGCGTGGGCCGCGTCCTCGGCCGGCCGATGGAAGACGTGCGGTTGACTTACATTTTCGGGCGCGAGCTCGGCCGTGGCCAGTTTGGCGTGACCTATCTGGTGACTCACAGAGAGAGCAAGGAACAGTTCGCGTGTAAGTCCATCGCCACTCGCAAGCTTGTGAACAAAGGCGACATCGACGACGTCAGGCGCGAGGTGCAGATCATGCACCACCTCACCGGCCACCGCAACATTGTCGAGCTCAAAGGCGCTTTCGAGGATCCCCACTCGGTGAACCTCGTGATGGAGCTCTGCGCTGGCGGCGAGCTCTTCGATCGGATCATTGCCAAAGGACACTACTCCGAGCGAGCGGCGGCAGAGATGTGCCGTCAAATTGTCACCGTTGTTCACAACTGCCACTCTATGGGAGTGATGCATAGGGATTTGAAACCTGAGAATTTCTTGCTCTTGAGTCCCGATGAGAATTCGCCGTTGAAGGCCACTGATTTTGGTCTTTCTGTGTTCTTCAAGCCAGGTGAGTGTTATTCTATTTATTCTCTCTTGACCTCATTTCGCACGATTTCTTGACGCCTTTGATTTGGAGATTTCTTGGCAATTTAACTATGAAAAATTAATCATGAAATTCTGTGGATATCTTTTGAATggagacaattttttttttgccgGTTACTCCAATTTTATTAGTTTTGTAGTGATGCTGTTGTTATGGATCATTGCTTTGCACTTAGTTTATCTCTTTACACGGGGATGCAGTGCTTATATATGAATTGTGTTCGTTATACCTCTCCCGTAAATCAGGACTGGAAAAATGAATCCGTGTGATTGGGTACTTATGCAACTTATTAATATTGCTGTctcatttcttttttttctttttttttttttgttttttttgttttttggtttttggttttttgttttttatttcctGCTTGTTTTGGTGGaagggagagggggggggggggtgagtttGCAGTTGAGAGAATGTTAAGGTACGGTGAGATTTTTATGTGCCTTGCAATAGAATAATATATAGGGGTTAGAAAATTCAATTGGGAACAATGGAGTACAGAGATACAACTTCCAATATAACTTTGATGAAGCATTGCTTTTCAAAGTTTTATATTGGTCATCTAAAGTGTGAAAAAAAGGACAGTTTGGAACTTAGGGAACAATTGGAAATGCTCTGAAGGATGAAATAGATTGATCACTCTTGGGTTTCGTCACAAAGACACAAATCTCTCTAAGTCCTAACATTTCAAAAATTACTCAAACCTTCCTTCGTTTTTACTTCTAGTGCTGCTTAATACCCATATGTTAGTTAGTCTTTATCAAACCTTCTCCTAATTTTGTTTTTTGAAACCATATTGtcatagaaatattttttaagtatacTCATTGTTTTCCTTTTGTCACCCATTCATCCTTCCTCAATACCCCATCTTCCTTTGAAATCACCACACACTGAGACCCTCAAACCTACCAGCCAAACTGCACACCTAATCACCATTAACAGCCTTGCATCCTATGCACAACCTCGCGACTCATCACCTCCCATATTTAATTGAGGCCCCCAGTTCTGTTGCCTGCTTGCCTGTGAAGATGACGAGTCATTGATGACAATGTGAGCAAGGTGgtgatatgttttaaattaatgtCACAAAATAATGTCTTAATACTTTTGCTTCCAGCTATTTTATTGTGGCATTATGCTTACCTTGTTTTTTAGTGCTCATGGGTTTGTAACTTTATAGCCTATGTGCGTGTGCAGGAGATGTATTTAAAGACCTTGTTGGAAGTGCTTATTATGTTGCTCCTGAAGTGTTGCGTCGAAACTATGGGGCTGAGGCTGATATTTGGAGTGCTGGGGTGATACTGTACATTCTACTTAGTGGGGTCCCACCATTCTGGGGAGGTATG
This window of the Malania oleifera isolate guangnan ecotype guangnan chromosome 6, ASM2987363v1, whole genome shotgun sequence genome carries:
- the LOC131157408 gene encoding calcium-dependent protein kinase 1-like, which gives rise to MGNCNGAPTAHSRLRPDSSTANAAAAGAEPSSNSSLKVRPSEPSPSPSPSRPPSPSRPPPQSAAAVPRPLPGVGRVLGRPMEDVRLTYIFGRELGRGQFGVTYLVTHRESKEQFACKSIATRKLVNKGDIDDVRREVQIMHHLTGHRNIVELKGAFEDPHSVNLVMELCAGGELFDRIIAKGHYSERAAAEMCRQIVTVVHNCHSMGVMHRDLKPENFLLLSPDENSPLKATDFGLSVFFKPGDVFKDLVGSAYYVAPEVLRRNYGAEADIWSAGVILYILLSGVPPFWGENEQGIFDAILRGHLDFSSDPWPSISSSAKEIVKKMLCSDPKERLSALEVLNHPWVREDGDASDKPLDIAVLTRMKQFRAMNKLKKVALKVIAENLSEEEIIGLKEMFKSMDTDNSGTITYEELKAGLPKLGTKLSESEVKQLMEAADVDGNGTIDYIEFITATMHMNRVEREDHLYTAFRYFDKDKSGYITKEELEHALKKYNMADEKTIKEIIAEVDIDNDGRINYDEFATMMRKGNPDLVTKRRLK